One Sporomusaceae bacterium ACPt DNA window includes the following coding sequences:
- the hisI gene encoding Histidine biosynthesis bifunctional protein HisIE, translating into MSLANIKYDASGLVPAIVQDEASGTVLMLAYMNAEALAKTLETGVTWFYSRSRRALWQKGETSGHVQAVKEIYYDCDADAVLVKVNQTGAACHEGTFSCFSRRLDADAGQAEKLVDPDKVYARPLSGILHELYHVINDRKHNPKEGSYTSYLFEKGQDKILKKVGEEAAETIIASKNNSKDEILYEMADLWYHCLVLLANHDITPSELLGELKKRRK; encoded by the coding sequence ATGAGTTTAGCTAATATAAAATATGACGCCAGCGGCTTAGTACCGGCTATCGTTCAAGATGAGGCCTCAGGTACAGTACTCATGCTGGCCTATATGAATGCTGAAGCGCTGGCGAAAACGCTGGAAACAGGAGTAACCTGGTTTTACAGCCGGAGCCGCCGGGCGCTGTGGCAAAAAGGGGAAACTTCCGGCCATGTGCAAGCTGTTAAGGAAATATATTATGACTGTGATGCCGATGCTGTTTTAGTTAAGGTCAACCAGACCGGCGCCGCCTGCCATGAAGGGACTTTTTCCTGCTTTAGCCGCAGGCTGGATGCCGATGCCGGGCAGGCCGAAAAACTGGTTGATCCGGATAAGGTCTATGCGCGGCCGTTGTCAGGAATTCTGCACGAACTTTATCATGTCATCAACGATCGTAAACACAACCCCAAAGAAGGCTCATACACCAGCTATCTATTTGAAAAAGGTCAGGACAAGATTCTCAAAAAAGTTGGCGAAGAAGCGGCTGAAACCATTATTGCATCCAAGAACAACAGCAAGGACGAGATTTTATATGAAATGGCCGATCTTTGGTATCACTGCCTGGTGCTGTTGGCCAATCATGATATAACGCCAAGTGAATTGCTGGGCGAACTGAAAAAACGCCGCAAGTAA
- the hisF gene encoding Imidazole glycerol phosphate synthase subunit HisF: MYTKRIIPCLDVKDGRVVKGTNFVGLRDAGDPVELAKVYDVKLADELVFLDITASSDERKTMVDVVERTAAEVFIPFTVGGGIRTVDDIRTMLKAGADKVSLNTAAIKNPELLAEGAKRFGRQCIVLAVDARQTGTDKWEVYINGGRTPTGIDVLEWVKRGTDLGAGEILLTSMDKDGTKDGYDIPLTRAVSEAVDVPVIASGGAGELEHFYEVLTAGKADAVLAASVFHYGRFTVGQVKEYLKARGVEVRL; the protein is encoded by the coding sequence ATGTATACCAAGCGAATCATTCCCTGCCTGGATGTTAAAGACGGGCGGGTGGTAAAAGGCACTAATTTTGTTGGCTTGCGCGATGCCGGCGACCCGGTCGAACTAGCCAAGGTTTACGACGTCAAGCTTGCTGACGAACTGGTTTTCTTGGATATTACCGCTTCGTCGGACGAACGGAAGACCATGGTGGACGTAGTGGAACGTACGGCCGCTGAAGTGTTCATACCCTTTACCGTGGGGGGCGGCATCCGTACTGTTGACGATATCCGGACCATGCTTAAAGCCGGCGCCGATAAAGTGTCGTTGAATACGGCGGCAATCAAAAATCCTGAGCTATTGGCCGAAGGCGCCAAACGGTTTGGCCGTCAGTGTATTGTCCTGGCCGTAGATGCCCGGCAAACCGGAACCGATAAATGGGAAGTATATATAAACGGCGGCCGCACACCGACAGGAATTGATGTTTTAGAGTGGGTCAAACGCGGCACAGACCTCGGCGCCGGGGAAATCCTTCTCACCAGCATGGATAAGGACGGCACCAAGGACGGGTACGATATTCCGCTTACCAGGGCAGTATCGGAGGCTGTTGATGTCCCGGTCATTGCTTCCGGCGGAGCCGGTGAGCTGGAGCATTTCTATGAGGTGCTGACGGCCGGTAAAGCCGATGCCGTGCTGGCCGCGTCAGTGTTTCACTACGGCCGGTTTACCGTCGGCCAGGTCAAAGAATATCTTAAAGCCCGCGGGGTAGAGGTGAGATTATGA
- the hisA gene encoding 1-(5-phosphoribosyl)-5-[(5-phosphoribosylamino)methylideneamino] imidazole-4-carboxamide isomerase, with the protein MIIFPAIDIRGGRCVRLTEGRFDKETVFADNPADMALKWATAGAQYLHVVDLDGALAGKPVNLEVVRTIVRTVTVPVQLGGGIRTLDSIAQVLDSGVSRVILGSVAVRNPELVRDACRRFGDRIVVGIDARDGQAAVDGWEVAGGVGAEELARKMAAAGVARIIYTDISRDGTLQGVNVAATAALAKAAGIPVIASGGVKSLEDITALRTANKEGGIEGVIVGKAIYTGAVDLAAAIRLAGEGAA; encoded by the coding sequence ATGATCATCTTTCCGGCGATTGACATTCGGGGCGGGCGGTGTGTGCGCCTGACCGAAGGCCGCTTTGATAAGGAAACAGTGTTTGCCGACAACCCTGCCGATATGGCGCTTAAGTGGGCCACTGCCGGTGCTCAGTACCTGCATGTCGTCGATTTGGACGGCGCGCTGGCCGGTAAACCGGTCAATCTGGAAGTAGTCAGGACTATTGTCAGGACGGTGACCGTTCCGGTGCAATTGGGCGGCGGTATCCGGACACTTGACAGTATTGCACAAGTGCTTGACAGCGGTGTAAGCCGGGTAATCTTGGGTTCGGTTGCCGTGCGCAATCCCGAATTGGTGCGCGACGCCTGCCGCCGGTTTGGTGACCGCATAGTTGTGGGGATTGATGCCCGGGACGGGCAGGCGGCAGTTGACGGCTGGGAGGTCGCCGGCGGTGTTGGCGCTGAGGAATTGGCCAGGAAAATGGCGGCTGCCGGGGTGGCCCGTATTATTTACACCGATATTTCGCGGGATGGCACGCTCCAGGGTGTTAATGTCGCCGCGACCGCCGCGCTGGCCAAGGCAGCCGGTATTCCGGTTATTGCCTCAGGCGGCGTCAAGAGTCTTGAGGATATTACCGCGTTGAGAACGGCCAATAAAGAGGGCGGTATTGAAGGAGTAATTGTCGGTAAAGCCATTTATACCGGCGCGGTCGATTTAGCAGCGGCCATTCGCCTGGCCGGGGAGGGGGCAGCTTAA
- the hisH gene encoding Imidazole glycerol phosphate synthase subunit HisH, producing MALEILAIIDYGMGNLHSVEKAFAKLNAEENLKYDIVVTGDPAVIGAAAKVVLPGVGAFGDCMANLNRYGLVGVIKQVAGRGTPFLGICLGLQLLFDGSEEDPGVPGLGILPGMVRKITAPGLKIPHMGWNNLELRTASPLFAGLPPAPYVYFVHSYHAVPDNDLLVTAVTEYGGAVTAAVGCGNVQAVQFHPEKSSAAGLAILANFLRI from the coding sequence ATGGCGCTTGAAATCTTGGCAATTATTGATTATGGCATGGGCAATCTTCACAGTGTTGAAAAAGCTTTTGCCAAACTAAATGCCGAAGAAAACCTGAAATATGATATTGTTGTTACCGGCGACCCTGCCGTCATTGGTGCGGCCGCCAAAGTAGTGTTGCCGGGAGTGGGGGCGTTTGGCGACTGTATGGCCAACCTCAACAGGTACGGGCTGGTCGGGGTTATTAAACAAGTTGCCGGGCGGGGCACCCCGTTTCTGGGTATTTGCCTTGGTTTGCAACTGTTGTTTGACGGCAGCGAAGAAGATCCCGGTGTACCGGGACTGGGCATTTTACCCGGTATGGTCCGTAAAATCACTGCTCCCGGCTTAAAAATTCCCCATATGGGCTGGAATAACCTTGAACTGCGGACTGCCAGTCCGCTATTTGCCGGACTGCCGCCGGCGCCTTATGTATATTTTGTCCACAGCTATCATGCCGTGCCTGATAATGACTTGCTTGTTACGGCAGTAACTGAATACGGCGGCGCAGTGACGGCAGCTGTCGGCTGCGGCAATGTGCAGGCAGTGCAGTTCCATCCGGAAAAATCCAGTGCGGCCGGCTTGGCAATCTTGGCTAACTTTTTGAGGATTTAA
- the hisB gene encoding Imidazoleglycerol-phosphate dehydratase encodes MNRTASIERVTGETAIKVLLNLDGGGQAKIDTGIGFFDHMLILFGKHGLFDLTVEAKGDLYVDGHHTVEDTGIVLGQALAKALGDKNGIKRYGTAFVPMDEALAMVALDISGRPYLVFDAALPGEQVGRFDSELTEEFLRALSVHAGLTLHVRLLSGKNTHHIIEAVFKALGRALAEAVRQDERIKGVMSTKGVI; translated from the coding sequence GTGAACCGGACTGCCAGTATTGAACGCGTTACCGGGGAGACAGCGATAAAAGTGTTGCTCAATCTGGATGGCGGCGGTCAGGCCAAGATTGACACAGGCATCGGATTTTTTGACCATATGCTTATTTTGTTTGGCAAGCATGGCTTATTCGACCTGACAGTTGAAGCCAAAGGCGACCTGTATGTCGACGGTCATCATACGGTGGAAGATACCGGCATTGTATTGGGTCAGGCATTGGCCAAGGCGCTGGGTGATAAGAACGGGATAAAACGTTATGGAACGGCCTTTGTTCCGATGGATGAGGCCCTGGCCATGGTAGCGCTGGATATCAGCGGGCGGCCGTATCTGGTGTTTGACGCCGCGCTGCCCGGAGAACAGGTAGGCCGGTTTGACAGCGAGCTTACCGAAGAGTTTTTGCGGGCGCTCAGCGTCCACGCCGGCCTTACGCTGCATGTGCGGCTGCTGTCAGGCAAGAATACCCACCATATTATTGAAGCTGTTTTTAAGGCATTGGGCCGGGCGCTTGCCGAAGCTGTGCGCCAGGATGAGCGGATCAAGGGCGTAATGTCCACCAAGGGCGTGATATGA
- the hisC_2 gene encoding Histidinol-phosphate aminotransferase, which produces MFVPRAGLETLKPYSIEEINWSVRLDANERPTDLPPAVKARVIEKLSALPFNRYPEISAQSLKETIAAGFNVTAANVIIGSGSSEGLFALCYAYGGAGRSIVYPTPSFSMYGIYAKLADSRPVPVELNSDYTLDADKLLAAAKQAEANVILLCNPNNPTGTVIPSEQIEYIAANARCLVVVDEAYHEFYGQSSVNLLNKYPHVVIARTFSKAYGLAAARVGYLLAHEDIIKTIGKVLLPYNVNALTLVTAETVYQLRREFAAGIAEIVREREKLAAALNAVPGMEVFPSQSNFLLVRTSSAAALVARLRARGVGVRDFSAAPGLTNCIRITVGTPEENALVMEVVTA; this is translated from the coding sequence ATGTTCGTACCGCGTGCCGGTCTGGAAACTCTGAAACCATATTCGATTGAAGAAATCAATTGGTCTGTCAGACTTGACGCCAATGAACGGCCAACCGACCTGCCGCCGGCCGTTAAAGCCAGGGTGATTGAAAAACTGTCTGCTTTGCCGTTTAACCGCTATCCTGAAATTAGCGCCCAGTCGCTTAAAGAGACGATAGCCGCCGGTTTTAACGTAACAGCCGCCAATGTAATTATTGGCAGCGGCTCCAGTGAAGGTTTGTTTGCGCTTTGCTATGCTTATGGCGGTGCCGGCCGGAGCATTGTCTATCCCACGCCGTCGTTTTCCATGTACGGAATTTATGCCAAACTGGCTGACAGCCGCCCGGTACCTGTTGAACTAAACAGTGATTATACACTTGACGCCGACAAGTTATTGGCTGCCGCTAAGCAGGCAGAGGCTAACGTAATCCTCCTCTGCAACCCGAATAATCCTACCGGCACGGTTATACCGTCCGAACAAATCGAATATATTGCCGCTAATGCCCGGTGTTTGGTAGTTGTTGACGAGGCCTACCATGAGTTCTACGGGCAATCTTCGGTTAATTTGTTAAACAAATACCCGCATGTTGTTATTGCCCGTACTTTCTCCAAGGCGTATGGCCTGGCGGCTGCCCGGGTAGGTTATCTTCTGGCTCACGAGGACATCATCAAAACAATTGGCAAAGTGCTGTTGCCTTACAATGTAAACGCTTTGACGCTGGTAACGGCAGAAACCGTTTACCAGCTGCGCCGGGAGTTTGCCGCCGGTATTGCGGAAATTGTCCGGGAGCGGGAAAAACTTGCTGCTGCGCTTAACGCTGTTCCCGGTATGGAAGTTTTTCCGTCCCAAAGCAACTTCCTGCTGGTCAGAACAAGTAGCGCAGCCGCATTGGTAGCCCGTCTCCGCGCCCGCGGCGTTGGCGTGCGGGACTTTAGTGCCGCGCCCGGACTTACAAATTGTATTCGCATCACAGTAGGTACACCTGAAGAAAACGCACTGGTCATGGAGGTGGTTACAGCGTGA
- the hisD gene encoding Histidinol dehydrogenase yields MKKIYSNYLSKEEIAEVLEKAPFDRVALGAGARAKVKELFGEELSAQQVVERIVGDVRRTGDQAVLRYTKAIDGADLTAETLAVTPAEIESALAEVNGEVLAALETAVANVKRFHTEQLPKSWLTEREHGAILGQKCTPLDRVGIYVPGGTAAYPSSVIMNAVPAAVAGVQEIVMVVPPDRQGRVNPSVLAAAKLAGVTRIFKVGGAQAVAALAFGTATIPKVDKITGPGNIFVTLAKKAVYGHADIDMLAGPSEILIVADSTADPRCVAADMLSQAEHDVLASSILITDSPELAGKVAKEVETQLAALQRKDIAAQAIEDNGLIIITKDIFEAVELANLSAPEHLELLTAEPFKLLPYVRHAGAVFMGPYSPEPLGDYLAGPNHVLPTGGTARFYSVLNVETFMKKTSIIAYTRDALSAVSSQIIRLAEAEGLDAHANAVRIRGN; encoded by the coding sequence ATGAAAAAGATTTACAGCAACTATTTGAGCAAGGAAGAAATTGCCGAGGTTCTGGAAAAAGCGCCGTTTGACCGGGTTGCTTTAGGCGCCGGCGCCCGCGCCAAAGTAAAGGAACTTTTCGGCGAAGAACTTTCGGCTCAGCAGGTGGTGGAACGTATTGTCGGCGACGTCCGTCGCACGGGAGATCAAGCTGTGCTAAGGTATACCAAGGCGATTGACGGTGCTGATCTTACAGCCGAGACTCTGGCAGTAACCCCGGCAGAGATCGAGTCGGCGCTGGCTGAGGTAAACGGCGAGGTGCTGGCAGCGCTTGAGACAGCAGTTGCCAATGTTAAAAGGTTTCATACCGAGCAACTGCCCAAGTCGTGGTTGACCGAGCGGGAGCACGGGGCCATTTTAGGGCAAAAGTGCACCCCGCTTGACCGGGTGGGTATTTATGTGCCTGGCGGCACTGCCGCCTACCCGTCTTCGGTAATTATGAATGCCGTACCGGCGGCTGTTGCCGGTGTACAAGAGATTGTCATGGTTGTGCCGCCTGACCGGCAAGGACGGGTTAACCCCAGTGTTTTGGCAGCAGCCAAGCTGGCCGGGGTGACCCGGATATTCAAAGTGGGCGGTGCCCAGGCAGTGGCTGCGCTGGCGTTCGGGACGGCCACCATTCCCAAGGTGGACAAGATAACCGGCCCGGGTAATATTTTTGTTACCTTGGCTAAGAAAGCGGTATACGGCCATGCCGACATCGATATGCTGGCCGGCCCCAGTGAAATACTCATAGTGGCCGACAGCACGGCTGATCCCCGCTGTGTGGCGGCTGATATGCTCAGCCAGGCTGAACACGATGTTCTGGCATCAAGCATTCTGATTACCGACAGTCCGGAATTGGCCGGAAAAGTTGCCAAAGAAGTTGAAACTCAGCTGGCGGCCCTGCAGCGAAAAGATATTGCTGCCCAAGCCATTGAGGATAACGGCTTAATTATTATTACCAAAGATATTTTTGAGGCAGTTGAACTGGCCAACCTTTCGGCGCCCGAGCATCTGGAGCTGTTAACGGCTGAACCTTTCAAACTGTTGCCCTATGTTCGTCATGCCGGCGCGGTGTTTATGGGGCCCTATTCGCCCGAGCCGCTTGGCGACTATCTGGCCGGTCCCAATCATGTACTGCCTACCGGTGGCACCGCCCGGTTTTATTCAGTGCTCAATGTCGAGACTTTTATGAAAAAGACCAGCATCATCGCCTATACCCGAGATGCATTGTCTGCTGTCAGCAGCCAAATTATCAGACTGGCTGAAGCCGAAGGACTTGACGCCCATGCGAATGCTGTCAGGATTAGGGGGAATTAG
- the hisG gene encoding ATP phosphoribosyltransferase has protein sequence MTSNDMDYLTVALPKGKLFDLSANMLARIGYTAEGLSENSRKLVIANESEKIRFIITKTADLPTYVEYGAADVGIIGKDVLLEENKDVYELLDLKFGFCRMMVAVPQALRQEKLSDYAHMRVATKYPRVAESFFHSIGIQMEIIKLNGSIELAPMVGLAEIIVDLVETGRTLRENNLVEVAQIHPATARFIANRVSFKMKFERINKMVEGLKALLESEGKA, from the coding sequence ATGACCTCAAATGATATGGATTACCTAACAGTAGCTTTGCCGAAAGGTAAACTGTTTGATCTGTCAGCTAATATGCTGGCCAGGATTGGCTATACGGCCGAAGGACTTAGCGAAAACTCGCGCAAGCTGGTAATTGCCAACGAATCCGAGAAAATCCGGTTTATCATTACTAAAACCGCCGATCTGCCCACCTATGTCGAATACGGCGCGGCCGATGTCGGTATTATTGGCAAGGATGTGCTTCTGGAAGAAAACAAGGATGTATACGAATTGCTGGACCTTAAATTTGGTTTTTGCCGGATGATGGTGGCTGTGCCGCAAGCTTTGCGGCAGGAAAAGCTGAGCGACTATGCCCATATGCGGGTAGCCACCAAATATCCGCGGGTAGCAGAGAGCTTTTTTCACAGTATCGGGATTCAGATGGAGATTATTAAGCTTAACGGCTCGATTGAACTGGCGCCGATGGTTGGCCTGGCCGAGATTATTGTTGACTTGGTTGAAACCGGCCGTACGCTCCGGGAGAACAATCTGGTTGAGGTGGCGCAGATTCACCCGGCAACTGCCAGGTTTATCGCCAACCGGGTAAGTTTTAAGATGAAATTTGAGCGCATTAATAAAATGGTTGAAGGGTTAAAAGCGCTGCTGGAAAGTGAGGGCAAAGCATGA
- the ghrA gene encoding Glyoxylate/hydroxypyruvate reductase A — protein sequence MAMLNIVVLNQLADRHKQAIAAAAPDVNIIVCEEKDALQHMPDCHILVTWGSTEIRQLYLAAPNLEWVHALSAGVEKLVFPEIQAADTILTNSKGIHGIPITEHVLAMMLAFSRGLNLTIRQQLAKNWKRVPAAELYEHTIAIVGLGAIGREIAKKAKALGMTVLASKQEMTTELFVDKLYLSDNDSLLEMLAQADFVVVCLPLTASTKNLISLPHFAAMKRSAYFINISRGAIINEADLITALEQKLIQGAGLDVFVAEPLPETSPLWDMPNVIITPHMAALSPVYLDRAIKLFSDNLTRFVQGREMINLIDKIKGY from the coding sequence ATGGCAATGCTTAATATTGTTGTGTTAAACCAGCTTGCTGATCGCCATAAACAGGCTATTGCCGCCGCCGCACCTGATGTTAATATAATTGTCTGCGAGGAAAAAGATGCCCTGCAACATATGCCTGACTGCCACATTCTTGTTACCTGGGGAAGTACGGAAATCCGGCAACTCTATCTCGCTGCGCCCAATTTAGAATGGGTCCACGCGTTAAGTGCCGGTGTCGAAAAGCTTGTTTTTCCCGAAATTCAGGCGGCAGACACCATACTGACTAATTCCAAAGGCATTCACGGCATCCCGATTACTGAGCATGTATTGGCCATGATGCTGGCCTTTAGCCGCGGTCTTAACCTGACCATCCGCCAGCAGTTGGCCAAAAACTGGAAGCGCGTGCCCGCCGCCGAACTGTATGAGCATACCATTGCCATTGTCGGGTTGGGGGCAATCGGCCGGGAAATTGCCAAAAAAGCCAAAGCCTTAGGCATGACGGTATTAGCCAGTAAACAGGAGATGACTACCGAGCTTTTTGTCGATAAGCTGTACCTGTCTGACAATGACAGCCTGCTGGAAATGCTGGCTCAGGCTGATTTTGTTGTTGTCTGCCTGCCGCTCACCGCCAGCACAAAAAATCTGATTTCCCTGCCGCATTTTGCCGCCATGAAACGCTCGGCTTATTTCATCAATATTTCCCGGGGCGCCATTATTAATGAAGCCGATTTAATTACCGCCCTGGAGCAAAAACTCATTCAAGGCGCAGGGCTTGATGTGTTTGTTGCCGAACCCTTGCCTGAGACCAGTCCGCTCTGGGACATGCCCAATGTCATCATCACACCCCACATGGCGGCGCTGTCACCCGTATATCTTGACCGGGCCATTAAACTGTTCAGCGATAATCTTACCCGTTTTGTTCAAGGGCGGGAGATGATTAACCTTATCGACAAAATAAAGGGCTATTAA
- the hisZ gene encoding ATP phosphoribosyltransferase regulatory subunit yields the protein MNRNQFVPQIPYGTRDLLPREAKQKRIVEGALADLFSRWGYDEVVTPTFEYLETLTVAQSADSDMQQQVFKFFDKNNRTLVLRPDMTAPIARVAATRLKETPSPLRLFYLTNVFRHEQAQAGRQCEFYQAGVELLGAPGPAADAEVVALAVEAMLEAGLTNFQISLGQVDFINGVMAESSLSQQHQHQIKYAMVTRDLVGLGEILANSGLSPAAQELIRQIPLLHGRDDMLNNAYRLVGNALSRAALDNLADIRKLLTGYGVDRYVNFDLGIIRDFDYYTGMVFEGYTPGLGFPLCGGGRYDKMVAAFGVDSPATGFALGIERVLLALERQGISVSVRGKDVYIAWGEGRLTQAIGIAGKSRQEGRRTELALMPQSRAEAEAAAGKLGYEELIYIE from the coding sequence ATGAACAGGAATCAGTTTGTGCCGCAAATTCCGTATGGAACAAGGGATTTGCTGCCGCGTGAGGCCAAGCAGAAGCGTATTGTTGAAGGAGCGCTGGCTGATCTTTTTTCCCGTTGGGGATATGATGAAGTAGTAACCCCGACTTTTGAGTATTTGGAAACACTGACGGTGGCTCAAAGCGCTGACAGTGACATGCAGCAACAGGTATTTAAATTTTTTGATAAAAATAACCGTACCTTGGTGCTGCGGCCGGATATGACTGCTCCGATTGCCAGGGTGGCGGCTACCAGGCTTAAGGAAACGCCGTCGCCGCTCAGACTCTTCTACCTTACTAATGTGTTTCGGCACGAACAAGCCCAGGCTGGCAGGCAGTGTGAATTTTATCAGGCCGGGGTGGAACTTTTAGGCGCACCCGGCCCGGCGGCTGACGCCGAGGTAGTGGCGTTGGCTGTTGAAGCTATGCTGGAAGCCGGGTTGACCAATTTTCAAATTAGCTTAGGCCAGGTTGATTTTATCAATGGCGTGATGGCTGAGAGCAGTCTGAGTCAGCAGCACCAGCATCAGATCAAATACGCCATGGTTACGCGTGATTTGGTAGGGCTGGGCGAGATTCTGGCGAACAGCGGCCTTAGCCCGGCTGCCCAGGAGCTTATCCGGCAAATTCCCCTGCTGCATGGCCGGGACGATATGCTGAATAATGCCTACCGGCTGGTGGGCAACGCGCTAAGCCGGGCAGCACTGGATAATCTGGCCGATATTCGCAAGTTGTTAACCGGATATGGCGTCGATCGCTATGTGAATTTTGACTTGGGTATTATCCGTGATTTCGACTATTATACCGGCATGGTATTTGAAGGGTATACGCCAGGGCTTGGCTTTCCGTTGTGCGGTGGCGGCCGTTATGACAAGATGGTGGCGGCATTTGGAGTGGATAGTCCGGCAACCGGGTTTGCGCTCGGCATTGAGCGGGTGCTGCTGGCGCTGGAACGGCAGGGAATCAGTGTCAGTGTGCGCGGTAAGGATGTATATATTGCCTGGGGAGAGGGCCGGCTAACCCAAGCCATCGGTATTGCCGGCAAGTCGCGGCAAGAGGGGCGGCGGACCGAACTGGCGCTTATGCCTCAGTCCAGAGCTGAGGCTGAAGCCGCTGCCGGTAAGTTAGGCTATGAAGAACTGATCTATATTGAATAA
- the metQ_2 gene encoding D-methionine-binding lipoprotein MetQ — translation MKKITVLLITTLLALSALVGGCGGKNTPAPAAADKKTIKVGATAVPHAEILNVVKPILAKDGINLEIVEMSDYVRPNIAVAEKELDANFFQHIPYLTKFSAERKLDLTYTAAVHIEPMGIYSKKVKNLNDLTGGAQIAIPNDPTNGGRALALLAKAGIIKLKEGVGINATVKDIIDNPKNVKISELEAPQLPRSLDDVTLAVINTNYALEAKLVPTKDALFIEQKDSPYVNVLAVRKGDENRPEIQKLTKALTSEEVKKFINEKYQGAVVPAF, via the coding sequence ATGAAGAAAATAACCGTATTGCTTATTACCACCTTATTGGCTCTATCCGCTCTTGTTGGCGGGTGCGGCGGCAAGAATACGCCTGCTCCAGCGGCCGCTGATAAAAAGACTATTAAAGTTGGCGCTACTGCTGTGCCTCATGCTGAAATTCTTAATGTTGTCAAACCTATTCTCGCAAAAGACGGAATCAACCTTGAAATTGTAGAAATGAGCGACTACGTCCGTCCTAATATTGCTGTAGCCGAAAAAGAGCTTGATGCTAATTTCTTCCAGCATATTCCTTACCTGACGAAATTTAGTGCCGAGCGCAAGCTCGACCTTACCTACACTGCCGCCGTACATATTGAACCTATGGGCATCTACTCCAAGAAAGTAAAAAACCTTAATGATCTGACCGGCGGCGCCCAAATTGCTATCCCTAACGACCCCACAAACGGCGGCCGCGCTTTGGCACTTCTGGCTAAAGCCGGAATAATCAAACTTAAAGAAGGCGTAGGCATCAACGCTACTGTTAAAGATATTATTGATAATCCCAAAAATGTAAAAATCAGCGAACTCGAGGCACCACAGCTCCCCCGTTCGCTTGACGATGTTACTCTGGCTGTCATTAACACCAACTATGCGCTTGAAGCCAAACTTGTCCCCACTAAAGACGCCCTGTTCATTGAACAGAAAGACTCCCCTTATGTAAATGTCCTGGCCGTGCGCAAAGGTGACGAAAACCGCCCGGAAATCCAAAAACTGACCAAAGCCCTGACTTCGGAAGAGGTTAAGAAGTTTATCAATGAAAAGTATCAAGGCGCGGTAGTACCGGCATTCTAG